A genome region from Macrobrachium rosenbergii isolate ZJJX-2024 chromosome 42, ASM4041242v1, whole genome shotgun sequence includes the following:
- the LOC136827584 gene encoding protein starmaker-like, which translates to MMKVKQRVMKVKQKMMKVKQRMEVKKRMKVKQRDDDGSETEDDGSETEDDESETEDDESETEDDGKDDESETEGDESETEDDESETEDGSEKEDDESETEDDGSETEDDESETEDDGSETEDDGSETEDDESETEDGSETEDDESETEDGSEKDDDESETEDDGSETEDDGSETEDDGSETEDDESETEGDESETEDDEKDDESETEGDESETEDDESKTEDGSEKEDDESETEGDESEIEDDESKTEGDESETEGDESETEDGSEKEDDESEKEDDGSETEDDESETEDDGSETEDDESETEDDGSETEDDGSETEDDESETEDDESETEDDESETEDGSEKEDDESETEDDGSETRERHDFEISKKKVPVRTEERCF; encoded by the exons atgatgaaagtgaaacagagggtgatgaaagtgaaacagaagatgatgaaagtgaaacagagGATGGAAGTGAAAAAGAGGATGAAAGTGAAACAGAGGGATGATGATGGAAGTGAAACAGAGGATGATGGAAGTGAAACAGAggatgatgaaagtgaaacagaggatgatgaaagtgaaacagagGATGATGGAA aggatgatgaaagtgaaacagagggtgatgaaagtgaaacagaggatgatgaaagtgaaacagagGATGGAAGTGAAAAAGAggatgatgaaagtgaaacagagGATGATGGAAGTGAAACAGAggatgatgaaagtgaaacagagGATGATGGAAGTGAAACAGAGGATGATGGAAGTGAAACAGAggatgatgaaagtgaaacagagGATGGAAGTGAAACAGAggatgatgaaagtgaaacagagGATGGAAgtgaaaaagatgatgatgaaagtgaaacagagGATGATGGAAGTGAAACAGAGGATGATGGAAGTGAAACAGAGGATGATGGAAGTGAAACAGAGGATGACGAAAGTGAAACAgagggtgatgaaagtgaaacagagGATGATGAAA AggatgatgaaagtgaaacagagggtgatgaaagtgaaacagagGATGATGAAAGTAAAACAGAGGATGGAAGTGAAAAAGAggatgatgaaagtgaaacagagggtgatgaaagtgaaatagaggatgatgaaagtaaaacagagggtgatgaaagtgaaacagagggtgatgaaagtgaaacagagGATGGAAGTGAAAAAGaggatgatgaaagtgaaaaagagGATGATGGAAGTGAAACAGAggatgatgaaagtgaaacagagGATGATGGAAGTGAAACAGAggatgatgaaagtgaaacagagGATGATGGAAGTGAAACAGAGGATGATGGAAGTGAAACAGAggatgatgaaagtgaaacagagGATGATGAGAGTGAAACAGAggatgatgaaagtgaaacagagGATGGAAGTGAAAAAGAggatgatgaaagtgaaacagagGATGATGGAAGTGAAACAAGAGAAAGACATGATTttgaaatctcaaagaaaaaagtTCCAGTACGAACTGAAGAACGATGCTTCTAA